A genomic region of Carassius carassius chromosome 13, fCarCar2.1, whole genome shotgun sequence contains the following coding sequences:
- the LOC132155504 gene encoding uncharacterized protein LOC132155504 gives MESDEQMYPDVRPKRQIRRPVRLQDFEVDYMGYSQRDLHQWGLSSPALDRRAFFTREGPDQMTPFQTAHPHSSGFPGNAAHPEIPQLAPDHSQRRDLDGLIQPARTPSSHQSPYLDSRFSEEIRDIREENTKLLQTQQAFQMGIKELNEARREMKELLEVARSLRADLAQVNSPVAHTPCPSSCTCDAISDCPNLPSFSSHWSGTWHATT, from the coding sequence ATGGAGTCAGATGAACAGATGTATCCTGATGTGAGACCTAAACGTCAAATACGTCGACCTGTCAGACTTCAGGACTTTGAAGTGGACTATATGGGATATAGTCAACGAGATCTGCACCAATGGGGCCTCTCATCCCCTGCCTTGGATAGGAGGGCGTTCTTCACTCGGGAGGGTCCAGATCAGATGACCCCTTTCCAGACAGCCCACCCTCACTCTAGTGGCTTCCCTGGGAATGCTGCTCACCCTGAGATTCCTCAGCTAGCCCCAGACCACAGCCAGAGGAGGGATTTGGATGGGCTTATCCAGCCTGCGCGAACACCCTCATCCCATCAGAGCCCATATCTGGATTCTCGTTTCTCTGAGGAAATCAGAGATATTCGAGAGGAGAATACTAAACTGCTCCAAACACAACAGGCCTTTCAAATGGGCATAAAGGAACTCAATGAAGCACGGCGCGAGATGAAAGAGCTACTGGAGGTAGCCCGCTCCCTGAGAGCAGACCTGGCCCAGGTTAATAGCCCAGTTGCTCACACACCCTGCCCCAGCTCATGCACCTGTGATGCAATCAGCGACTGCCCGAACCTACCATCCTTTAGCAGCCACTGGAGCGGTACATGGCATGCCACCACCTAA